The following proteins come from a genomic window of Flavobacterium crocinum:
- a CDS encoding amidohydrolase produces the protein MKRLILFFLFFSALLSQAQQKADLIIYNGKIATMQKQNEFVEAIAIKDGIILDTGTEKNILSSYKSSATKLVDAKGKTVIPGLNDSHMHVIREGLNYNSELRWDGVKTLKRAMEMLKEQAARTPEGVWIKVIGGWNEFQFEEKRQPTIDEINAAVPDKPVFITYLYGKAFLNKKGIEVLKYTKDTKYEGSLLEQDANGNLTGLMYAKETPKAIYTTLGLTTKLTPEERINSSMQFNRELNRFGLTSIIDAAGGSQNFPADYVTSLELAKQNKLSLRISYYLFAQQKGKELQDYEKWVSETQINKNDNLIVPNGYVEEGAGENIVASAADFENFLEPRIVLSDEMEKDLEPIIRLLAKNKWPFRLHATYGESIDRMLNVFEKVNKEIPFNGLRWFFDHAETITSSELKRVKKLNGGIAVQFRMYYQGELYNKLYGVPKTQLPPIKKMLELGIPVGMGTDATRISTYNPWMSLHWLLTGKTIGGMQFWPKDQVLDKFTALKLYTSGSAWFSGEEKEKGKLVKGMYADLAIISDDYFSLKPDDIRKIESVLTVVNGKIVYASAEYKDLNPEIPAVIPDWSPVKYFGGYQR, from the coding sequence ATGAAAAGGTTAATTCTATTTTTTCTGTTTTTTTCTGCGCTTTTATCTCAAGCGCAGCAGAAAGCAGACTTGATTATCTACAACGGAAAAATTGCAACCATGCAGAAACAAAACGAATTTGTTGAGGCAATTGCGATTAAAGACGGAATTATTCTGGACACCGGAACGGAGAAAAATATTCTTTCTTCCTATAAATCTTCGGCAACAAAATTAGTTGATGCTAAAGGCAAAACGGTAATTCCGGGATTGAATGACAGTCATATGCATGTGATTCGCGAAGGTTTAAATTATAATTCGGAGTTGCGCTGGGATGGCGTAAAAACCTTAAAACGCGCCATGGAAATGCTGAAAGAACAAGCAGCAAGAACACCGGAAGGCGTTTGGATTAAAGTTATAGGAGGCTGGAATGAATTTCAGTTTGAAGAAAAAAGACAGCCTACAATTGACGAAATCAACGCTGCAGTCCCTGATAAACCAGTTTTTATCACTTATTTATATGGAAAAGCTTTCCTGAATAAAAAAGGAATTGAAGTTTTAAAATACACCAAAGACACGAAATACGAAGGAAGTCTTTTGGAACAAGATGCAAACGGAAATTTAACCGGTTTGATGTATGCCAAAGAAACCCCAAAAGCCATTTACACCACTTTAGGATTGACTACAAAATTAACTCCGGAAGAACGCATCAATAGCTCGATGCAGTTTAATCGCGAATTGAATCGCTTTGGATTGACTAGTATAATCGACGCGGCCGGCGGAAGTCAAAATTTCCCTGCGGATTATGTGACTTCTTTGGAATTGGCAAAGCAAAACAAACTAAGTCTTAGAATTTCTTATTATTTGTTTGCTCAACAAAAAGGCAAAGAATTGCAGGATTATGAAAAATGGGTTTCGGAAACTCAAATCAATAAAAATGATAATTTGATAGTTCCAAATGGTTATGTAGAAGAAGGCGCCGGAGAAAACATAGTTGCTTCTGCAGCTGATTTTGAAAATTTCCTAGAACCGAGAATTGTTTTGTCTGACGAAATGGAAAAAGATCTTGAACCAATTATCCGATTATTAGCGAAAAACAAATGGCCTTTTAGACTTCACGCGACGTACGGCGAATCGATTGACAGGATGCTGAATGTATTTGAGAAAGTAAACAAAGAGATTCCGTTTAATGGTTTGCGATGGTTTTTTGATCATGCTGAAACCATTACGTCTTCAGAATTGAAACGTGTTAAAAAATTGAATGGCGGAATTGCAGTTCAATTCAGAATGTATTATCAGGGAGAATTGTACAACAAACTATACGGAGTGCCGAAAACACAATTACCTCCTATCAAAAAAATGTTGGAACTAGGAATTCCGGTTGGAATGGGAACCGATGCTACCCGAATTTCAACTTATAATCCTTGGATGTCTTTGCATTGGTTACTTACAGGAAAAACAATTGGCGGGATGCAGTTCTGGCCAAAAGATCAGGTTTTGGATAAATTCACTGCCTTGAAATTATACACTTCTGGAAGCGCTTGGTTTTCGGGCGAAGAAAAAGAGAAAGGAAAACTGGTAAAGGGAATGTATGCCGATTTGGCGATTATTTCTGATGATTATTTTTCGCTTAAACCAGATGATATCCGAAAAATAGAATCGGTTTTGACGGTTGTGAATGGCAAAATTGTTTACGCTTCTGCAGAATATAAAGATCTGAATCCTGAGATTCCTGCTGTTATTCCGGATTGGTCTCCTGTTAAATATTTTGGAGGTTACCAAAGATAA
- a CDS encoding MBL fold metallo-hydrolase yields the protein MKKINLILMIIVMLFLVQHTYAQFPMPPKVPIWDANKVTLQLHKISDNVYAVSPSTTETETTKGIPQATSAGFIVGDKGVLLIETMLSKRLYDQLHKLIRSVTPKPIVYAVNTSDHGDHCFGNYLLPKETILIQNEFCKENLAKNYDGIKQFMIMLFGKDRGIEQSVYRPADLTIALNQSLKIDLGRGKIVEILNVGTAQSPADLFVFLKDSGKNVLWAGNPFIAESPTIPWLFDGYFLEPVRNLQKIYDMIDDNDVVVPGHGRITNKKGIKYTIDYVNALKTNVEDAVKKGKTLDEVKATVTMKEFDKGYVLFNWLHYNFNIANAYNDIKKNSLGK from the coding sequence ATGAAAAAGATTAATCTTATTTTAATGATAATAGTAATGCTGTTTTTAGTACAGCATACTTATGCGCAATTTCCGATGCCTCCTAAAGTTCCGATTTGGGATGCGAATAAAGTGACTTTGCAATTGCATAAAATTTCGGATAATGTTTATGCGGTTTCGCCATCGACAACTGAAACTGAAACTACAAAAGGAATTCCGCAAGCGACTTCGGCGGGGTTTATTGTGGGCGATAAAGGCGTTTTGCTGATTGAAACGATGTTGAGCAAACGTCTGTATGATCAATTGCATAAATTGATTCGGTCTGTTACGCCAAAACCTATTGTTTATGCTGTAAATACTAGCGATCACGGCGATCATTGCTTTGGAAATTATTTACTTCCGAAAGAAACCATTTTGATACAAAACGAATTCTGCAAAGAAAATCTTGCCAAGAATTACGACGGAATCAAACAATTTATGATCATGCTTTTTGGAAAAGACCGCGGGATTGAACAAAGCGTTTATCGTCCTGCGGATCTTACTATTGCTCTAAATCAAAGTTTGAAAATTGATTTAGGAAGAGGGAAAATTGTTGAAATCCTCAATGTTGGAACGGCACAATCTCCTGCAGATTTATTTGTTTTTCTGAAAGATTCAGGCAAAAATGTATTGTGGGCAGGAAATCCTTTTATTGCTGAAAGTCCGACGATTCCCTGGCTTTTTGACGGCTATTTTCTGGAACCAGTTCGGAATCTTCAGAAAATCTACGATATGATTGACGACAATGATGTTGTCGTTCCGGGGCACGGTCGAATTACTAATAAAAAAGGAATTAAGTATACAATTGATTATGTCAATGCTTTGAAAACGAATGTTGAAGATGCCGTTAAAAAAGGCAAAACTTTAGACGAAGTTAAAGCAACCGTGACGATGAAAGAATTTGATAAAGGTTATGTGCTTTTTAACTGGTTGCATTACAATTTCAATATTGCGAACGCTTACAATGATATTAAGAAAAACAGTTTAGGCAAATAG
- a CDS encoding alginate export family protein — protein MKKSILLFLIYFQLQAQSYPDFKPLRFDENYEVLQKDTVKKNWYKTMKHIPLSSSGKTYLSFGGEIRYQYFYVKNEKWGDDPQDPDGYILNRLLLHADFHSSKYYRAFIQLQSSNANGRIDPSPVDSDPLEVHQGFIDVNVISEKNKKLIFRAGRQELSYGSQRLVAVRDGPNNRQSFDAVKAILGFNNYRADFFYSHYVVAQDGIFDDYSNKKRQFWGSYFVINKIPAIKNIDLYYLVYYRENANFDDASGKEHRHSVGTRIWGKYEEWRYDFEALYQFGSVESKDIKAWTASLNTGYRFTSVVLHPEIGFKFELISGDKTNGDNTLNTFNPLFPRGAYFGLASVIGPSNLVDFHPSISLELSKNIDWVIDYDMFWRYSNQDGIYGPNTIMIYPGDSTTAKEIGKQLESEIIYTPNQYLYFRFEATWFKAGDFLKAAGTGKNMFFTGVTTQIKF, from the coding sequence ATGAAAAAATCTATTCTACTATTTCTTATTTATTTTCAGCTTCAGGCGCAATCTTATCCTGACTTTAAGCCATTGCGTTTTGACGAGAATTATGAAGTTTTGCAAAAAGATACGGTCAAAAAAAACTGGTACAAAACGATGAAACATATACCTCTCTCCTCCTCGGGGAAAACGTATTTGAGTTTTGGAGGAGAGATTCGGTATCAATATTTCTATGTCAAAAACGAAAAATGGGGTGACGATCCTCAAGATCCGGACGGTTATATTTTAAACCGTTTATTGCTTCACGCCGATTTTCATTCAAGCAAATACTATCGAGCTTTTATTCAATTGCAAAGCAGTAATGCTAACGGAAGAATCGATCCGAGTCCGGTTGACAGTGATCCGCTTGAAGTACATCAGGGTTTTATTGATGTGAATGTGATTTCAGAAAAAAACAAAAAATTGATTTTTAGAGCTGGAAGACAGGAGTTAAGTTACGGTTCTCAACGTTTGGTTGCTGTTCGCGACGGGCCAAATAATCGTCAATCTTTTGATGCGGTAAAAGCTATTTTAGGTTTTAATAATTATAGAGCCGATTTCTTTTACAGTCATTATGTAGTCGCTCAAGACGGCATCTTTGATGATTATTCGAATAAAAAAAGACAATTCTGGGGAAGTTATTTTGTGATTAATAAAATTCCAGCCATCAAAAATATTGATCTGTATTACCTCGTATATTACAGAGAAAACGCCAATTTTGATGATGCCAGCGGAAAAGAACATCGCCATTCTGTCGGAACCAGAATCTGGGGAAAATATGAGGAGTGGCGTTATGATTTTGAAGCGCTTTATCAGTTTGGAAGTGTTGAATCTAAAGATATTAAAGCTTGGACGGCTTCTTTAAATACGGGTTATAGATTTACTTCGGTCGTTTTACATCCTGAAATTGGATTTAAATTCGAATTAATCAGCGGAGATAAAACAAACGGGGACAATACGTTAAACACCTTTAATCCACTGTTTCCAAGAGGTGCTTATTTTGGATTGGCTTCTGTAATTGGACCTTCAAATTTGGTTGACTTCCACCCTTCTATTAGTCTTGAATTGTCCAAAAATATAGATTGGGTAATAGATTATGATATGTTTTGGAGATACAGCAATCAAGACGGAATTTATGGACCAAACACGATCATGATTTATCCGGGAGATTCGACAACGGCAAAAGAAATTGGAAAACAATTGGAAAGCGAGATTATTTATACTCCAAATCAATATCTCTATTTCAGATTTGAAGCAACTTGGTTTAAAGCGGGGGATTTCCTTAAAGCAGCCGGAACTGGAAAGAATATGTTTTTTACGGGAGTTACGACGCAGATTAAATTTTAA
- a CDS encoding polysaccharide deacetylase family protein — protein sequence MTTRRNFIKMAGLTSAAVMANPADTFSNPIKEEKIKLQTQNKWLDGSRLVVSVSMQFEAGGQPQNAESPFPQNMQKGYNDFPAETWYQYGYKEGIPRMLDNWDKHGIKVTSHMVGSAVLQNPQLAKEIVQRGHEAAAHGMNWSSQYAMPYDEEKKFIKAGVDAIKSVTGFTAVGYNANWLRRGENTLKILQELGFTYHIDDLSRDEPFIIQVNKKDFTVVPYTIRCNDIVLIEGKNFSSDQFFNQVKAEFDQLYAESEFKRRQLSISFHDRIGGTPQMVKMTSDLLEYIKKHNGVTFKRKDEIAKMALEDKTSIRE from the coding sequence ATGACAACAAGAAGAAATTTCATAAAAATGGCAGGTTTGACTAGCGCGGCTGTTATGGCAAATCCTGCTGATACCTTTTCAAATCCTATAAAAGAAGAAAAAATAAAACTCCAAACACAAAATAAATGGCTAGATGGATCAAGATTAGTAGTTTCTGTTTCTATGCAGTTTGAAGCCGGAGGTCAGCCACAAAATGCAGAAAGTCCGTTTCCGCAGAACATGCAGAAAGGCTATAATGATTTTCCTGCTGAAACCTGGTACCAATACGGTTATAAAGAAGGAATTCCGAGAATGTTGGACAATTGGGACAAACATGGCATAAAAGTGACTTCGCACATGGTAGGTTCTGCTGTATTGCAAAATCCGCAACTGGCAAAAGAAATTGTACAACGCGGACATGAAGCTGCGGCACACGGAATGAACTGGAGTTCGCAATACGCCATGCCTTACGACGAAGAGAAGAAATTCATCAAAGCCGGTGTTGATGCTATCAAAAGTGTTACCGGTTTTACTGCTGTTGGTTATAATGCCAACTGGCTTCGTCGTGGCGAAAATACATTGAAAATCCTTCAGGAATTAGGTTTTACGTATCACATAGATGATTTAAGCCGGGATGAACCTTTTATTATTCAGGTCAATAAAAAAGATTTTACGGTTGTTCCTTATACCATCCGTTGTAATGATATTGTTTTGATTGAAGGCAAAAACTTTTCTTCAGACCAATTCTTTAATCAGGTAAAAGCAGAATTTGATCAGCTTTATGCGGAAAGCGAATTTAAACGCAGACAACTGTCTATAAGTTTTCATGACAGAATTGGAGGCACTCCGCAAATGGTTAAAATGACATCTGATTTATTAGAATATATCAAAAAACACAATGGAGTGACTTTTAAAAGAAAAGACGAAATTGCTAAAATGGCTTTAGAGGATAAAACTTCTATCAGGGAATAG
- the katG gene encoding catalase/peroxidase HPI: MENQSNDISKCPFHNGSMDKQAASGTKNNDWWPKQLKVNILRQNSSLSDPLNKDFDYAEAFKSLDLEAVKKDLHELMTDSQDWWPADFGHYGGLFIRMAWHSAGTYRVHDGRGGAGAGQQRFAPLNSWPDNVSLDKARRLLWPIKQKYGQKISWADLMILTGNIALESMGFKTFGFAGGRADVWEPDESVYWGSETTWLGGDERYNNGSDGVPKDHGVVSSDDDADGDVHSRNLEKPLAAVQMGLIYVNPEGPDGNPDPILAAKDIRDTFGRMAMNDEETVALIAGGHTFGKTHGAASSDHVGKEPEAAGLEQQGFGWNNSFGSGKGADAITSGLEVIWTKTPTQWSNNFFENLFAYEWELSKSPAGAHQWVAKNAEAIIPDAFDSSKKHLPTMLTTDLSLRLDPAYEKISRRFLENPDEFADAFARAWFKLTHRDMGPRARYLGSDVPQEVLLWQDPIPEVNHKLIDENDAAQLKDKIGNSGLSISQLVSTAWASASTFRGSDKRGGANGARIKLAPQKDWEVNNPAKLAQVLSKLEAIQAEFNASQSDGKKVSLADLIVLAGNAGVEKAAKAAGSSVIVPFTPGRMDASADQTDVESFGYLEPKADGFRNYRKTKSEVTTEELLIDKANLLTLTAPELTVLLGGLRVLDINTDGSKNGVFTLRPGQLTNDFFINLLDMNTQWKAVSNDKELYAGNDRRTGQPKWIATRADLVFGSNSELRAVAEVYASSDAKEKFVNDFIKVWNKIMNLDRFDLA; this comes from the coding sequence ATGGAGAACCAATCAAACGACATTAGCAAATGCCCTTTTCATAATGGCAGTATGGACAAGCAAGCCGCATCAGGTACAAAAAATAACGACTGGTGGCCAAAACAGCTTAAGGTGAATATTTTGAGACAGAATTCATCATTATCTGATCCGCTTAATAAGGATTTTGATTATGCAGAAGCTTTTAAAAGTCTGGATCTGGAAGCGGTAAAAAAAGATCTTCATGAATTGATGACAGATTCGCAAGATTGGTGGCCTGCTGATTTTGGTCACTATGGAGGACTTTTTATCCGAATGGCATGGCATAGTGCAGGAACGTACAGAGTACATGATGGACGAGGCGGTGCAGGAGCGGGACAACAACGTTTTGCACCTTTGAACAGCTGGCCTGATAATGTGAGTCTTGATAAAGCCAGAAGACTTCTTTGGCCCATAAAACAAAAATACGGGCAGAAAATTTCATGGGCAGATTTAATGATACTGACAGGAAATATAGCTCTTGAATCAATGGGATTTAAAACATTTGGATTTGCCGGCGGAAGAGCAGATGTCTGGGAACCGGATGAGTCTGTTTACTGGGGTTCAGAAACTACATGGTTAGGAGGAGATGAACGTTATAATAATGGTTCAGATGGTGTGCCAAAAGATCACGGTGTTGTTTCATCTGATGATGATGCAGATGGTGATGTTCATAGCAGAAATTTAGAAAAACCACTTGCAGCAGTTCAGATGGGACTTATATATGTAAATCCGGAAGGACCTGATGGAAATCCTGATCCTATTTTAGCAGCAAAAGATATAAGAGATACTTTTGGCCGTATGGCAATGAACGATGAAGAAACGGTAGCCTTAATTGCCGGAGGACATACTTTTGGTAAAACTCACGGAGCTGCTTCTTCTGACCATGTTGGTAAAGAGCCTGAAGCAGCAGGTTTGGAACAGCAAGGGTTTGGATGGAATAATAGTTTTGGTTCTGGTAAAGGTGCCGATGCTATAACAAGCGGACTTGAAGTAATCTGGACTAAAACGCCAACACAATGGAGCAATAATTTCTTTGAAAACTTATTCGCATACGAATGGGAGCTTTCTAAAAGCCCTGCAGGTGCACATCAATGGGTTGCAAAAAATGCAGAAGCTATCATTCCGGATGCGTTTGATAGTTCTAAAAAACATCTTCCAACCATGCTTACTACCGACTTATCGTTAAGGTTAGATCCGGCTTATGAAAAAATATCACGACGATTTTTAGAGAATCCTGATGAATTTGCCGATGCTTTTGCACGTGCATGGTTTAAATTGACACACCGTGATATGGGACCTCGTGCCCGTTATCTGGGATCAGATGTTCCTCAGGAAGTATTGTTATGGCAGGATCCTATTCCTGAAGTAAACCATAAATTGATAGATGAAAATGATGCAGCACAGTTGAAAGATAAAATAGGAAATTCTGGATTATCTATATCTCAGTTAGTGTCTACAGCATGGGCTTCAGCTTCTACGTTTAGAGGATCAGACAAGCGAGGCGGTGCAAATGGTGCACGAATTAAATTAGCACCACAGAAAGACTGGGAAGTTAATAATCCTGCAAAACTAGCACAGGTTTTAAGTAAACTGGAAGCTATTCAGGCAGAATTCAATGCTTCACAAAGTGATGGAAAAAAAGTTTCATTGGCAGACCTAATCGTTCTTGCAGGAAATGCAGGAGTTGAGAAAGCAGCTAAAGCAGCAGGAAGTTCAGTAATTGTACCTTTTACTCCAGGTCGTATGGATGCATCTGCAGACCAAACAGATGTAGAATCATTTGGATATCTGGAGCCTAAAGCTGACGGATTTAGAAATTACAGAAAAACAAAATCGGAAGTAACAACAGAAGAACTTTTGATTGACAAAGCTAATTTATTAACGCTTACAGCACCTGAATTGACAGTACTGTTAGGAGGTTTACGTGTATTGGACATAAATACTGACGGTTCTAAAAATGGTGTTTTCACGCTTCGCCCTGGTCAGCTTACGAATGATTTCTTTATTAATTTATTGGATATGAATACGCAATGGAAGGCTGTTTCAAATGATAAAGAATTATATGCAGGAAATGACCGAAGAACTGGTCAGCCTAAATGGATTGCAACACGTGCCGATCTTGTTTTTGGATCTAATTCAGAACTAAGAGCTGTTGCAGAAGTTTATGCAAGCAGTGATGCAAAAGAAAAATTTGTAAATGATTTTATTAAAGTATGGAATAAAATCATGAATTTGGATCGATTCGATTTAGCTTAA